A genome region from Clostridium pasteurianum includes the following:
- a CDS encoding TIGR00266 family protein, with amino-acid sequence MSVSYELLYGDTNRLLKIKAQAGDKFIVEAGAMAAMKPVFKIKSRAGSVGKAIGRLFAGASAFLQEYTATEEGELLIVPKYLGDIKVVNMDGSVKYRLGKASFLAATDNINLNIKSAGGKGFLSGEGFIQIEAEGVGDLFLSAYGAIHEINLESGEEYIIDTNHLVLWESTMDYSVELLNGLVGSITGGEGLVCYFKGPGKIFIQTRDPSKMPTKKE; translated from the coding sequence ATGTCAGTAAGTTATGAATTATTGTATGGAGATACTAACAGGTTACTAAAAATTAAAGCACAAGCTGGGGATAAATTTATTGTAGAAGCAGGAGCTATGGCTGCCATGAAGCCTGTGTTTAAAATTAAATCAAGAGCTGGAAGTGTGGGGAAAGCTATAGGAAGGCTTTTTGCAGGAGCATCTGCTTTTTTACAGGAATATACTGCTACAGAAGAAGGTGAATTATTAATTGTACCTAAATATTTAGGTGATATCAAGGTTGTTAATATGGATGGCTCTGTAAAGTATAGACTTGGAAAGGCAAGCTTTTTAGCAGCTACAGATAATATAAATCTTAACATAAAGTCAGCAGGAGGAAAGGGATTCCTATCAGGAGAAGGCTTTATTCAAATTGAAGCAGAAGGAGTAGGAGATTTATTTTTGAGTGCTTATGGGGCTATACATGAAATAAATCTTGAAAGTGGTGAAGAGTATATAATAGATACTAATCATCTTGTACTCTGGGAAAGCACCATGGACTATAGTGTTGAGCTATTAAATGGTCTTGTTGGCTCGATTACAGGTGGTGAGGGATTAGTTTGCTATTTTAAAGGACCAGGTAAAATATTTATACAGACTAGGGATCCGTCTAAAATGCCAACTAAAAAGGAATAA
- a CDS encoding exonuclease SbcCD subunit D codes for MRILHTSDWHLGKNLEGHSRMDEQEAFLSDFINIVEENDVDLVVIAGDIYDNYNPPARAETMFYDTLKKISRNGERVTLIIAGNHDNPERLVAAEPLAREHGIIMVGTPKTIVQAGKYGKHEVVNSGEGFIELNIKGENAVILTLPYPSEKRLNEVLYDDMDSEEEKAKSYGERIKELFSKLSVNFRDDTINIVVSHLFTMGSEEGGSERNVELGGSFIVDGNCFPKKAQYIALGHVHKPQIVPGSHGKARYSGSPLQYNKKEINFKKKCFVVDVKAGEECSVRDVEFKVYKPIEVWKCNGVEEAIEKCQENTDKDSWVYIEIKTDSYIGEEEMKAMKTAKKDILEILPKVDISDDETIDMSSFKEKPFKEVFKEFYKKERNVDPDKEVVDLLLSIVNEGEKENETDKSQD; via the coding sequence ATGAGAATTTTACATACTTCCGATTGGCATTTAGGAAAAAACTTAGAAGGACACAGCAGAATGGATGAGCAGGAAGCTTTCCTTTCTGATTTTATAAATATAGTTGAAGAAAATGATGTTGATCTTGTTGTTATTGCAGGTGATATATATGATAATTATAATCCACCGGCAAGAGCTGAAACGATGTTTTATGATACTTTAAAGAAAATATCTCGAAATGGTGAAAGAGTAACTTTAATTATAGCTGGTAACCATGATAATCCAGAAAGACTTGTGGCAGCAGAACCTCTTGCAAGAGAGCACGGTATAATAATGGTTGGAACTCCTAAAACAATAGTTCAAGCAGGAAAATATGGTAAGCATGAAGTCGTAAATTCAGGAGAAGGTTTTATAGAACTAAATATAAAGGGTGAAAATGCTGTAATTTTAACCCTGCCATATCCTAGTGAAAAAAGATTAAATGAAGTTTTATATGATGATATGGACAGTGAAGAGGAAAAAGCAAAATCCTATGGTGAAAGGATAAAGGAGCTTTTCAGTAAGTTAAGCGTTAATTTTAGAGATGATACTATAAATATTGTAGTTTCTCATTTGTTCACAATGGGCAGTGAAGAGGGAGGCTCTGAGAGAAATGTTGAGCTTGGAGGTAGCTTTATTGTGGATGGAAACTGTTTTCCTAAGAAGGCTCAATATATTGCATTAGGGCATGTACATAAACCACAAATTGTACCTGGAAGTCATGGAAAAGCTAGATATTCTGGATCGCCACTTCAATACAACAAAAAAGAAATAAATTTTAAGAAGAAATGCTTTGTTGTTGATGTTAAAGCTGGGGAAGAATGCAGTGTACGAGATGTGGAATTTAAAGTTTATAAACCTATAGAGGTGTGGAAATGCAATGGAGTGGAAGAGGCTATTGAAAAATGCCAAGAAAATACAGATAAAGATTCATGGGTATACATAGAGATAAAAACTGATAGTTATATAGGCGAAGAGGAAATGAAAGCCATGAAGACGGCTAAAAAGGATATACTTGAAATTTTGCCTAAGGTAGATATTAGTGATGATGAAACTATAGATATGTCAAGCTTTAAGGAAAAGCCTTTTAAAGAGGTTTTTAAGGAGTTTTATAAAAAAGAAAGAAATGTTGATCCAGATAAAGAGGTTGTCGACTTATTATTATCAATTGTAAATGAAGGTGAGAAGGAAAATGAAACCGATAAAAGTCAAGATTAA
- a CDS encoding SbcC/MukB-like Walker B domain-containing protein, whose protein sequence is MKPIKVKIKGLNSFEKEQEIDFNKLIEKGLFGIFGPTGSGKTTILDAITLSLYGEVARKSTNFMNINCNSLNVSFEFQMSGKEIKRYKVDREFKRDNRTGKIKSKSAKIVDITENDAEVLEEGVRGVNEKCEEILGLSLEDFTRTVVLPQGKFSEFLKLEGKERRNMLERLFNLQEYGDELSFKLGRRIKKEREKENVLMGQLKGYENVNDDVLKEKKNAFNENKSLLLKASEELSKTEEEYNESKELWKLQIEMQEKALIYKELRGREDEIKDKQKQILLCESALKVKPYIDNYENTLQQIEKLNSDIEKLKRNMELILVSKNDIAKKLELAKDNKDNKLPEILLKKQKVMDAIEEKKLVDGMLKEKGRLESNIKELSIRLQTKEKNINQNINDIENLKINIADGENKVEGLKFSEEYKREVNEGLFLSRDYGDKIKQKTKIEAEAKRIYETVKNVENNSIDLSQKLQQNKIELEKCTERLNTLSEKFPDGSNLLLSFQEKLNVSRDKWSKYREYNNSLKDSINNCEELRNKLSIKKAKKDELNDRINDMDKKISEIERQNMARILREKLQDGEPCPVCGSVHHIKGHMEYEVKSDDLDGLKDKLNEYKKEYDGATQDIVILETKIKAEEKNENEIKDKILALGEEFKEVPLDVLENEFKNLKDETNKVNIEKSELDKKIKLLIKTSNKLEVEYQKEETVKTQGENQVLNLKNELKETDAKIKEVKISLDNLKEELKIEDFSVKSNEILQKEKLKAQIENEIKCFRDGLNRKQTEKEKMLEVVTNLKEQFGKNKAELSEKNNSINEKLEAIKNKVGHEEDLCKLKNTIESSIKKIEEEYAYFDKEKSIIEEKYNKCNGSIIECHGNLWGLKDRKIKDIEKLNSSLREENFKDVDEAKKSYTYKSKINEMKLEIEKYKEEISKTSGAIEILSKKIDGRNLTEERWIEIQNSKNEKYSKVKAIEEAKIKLEEEIKGMEIKLSELHELLSKQKELEHKLSLLDDLEKLFKGKKFVEFVALNQLKYISIEASKRLKEITGGIYGLEVDENGKFIIRDYKNGGAKRDASTLSGGETFVTSLALALSLSNQIQLKGNAPLELFFLDEGFGTLDDNLLEVVMDSLERIHSDRLSIGIISHLESIKERMPVKLIVTPSEAGMGGSKVKIEVN, encoded by the coding sequence ATGAAACCGATAAAAGTCAAGATTAAAGGATTAAATAGTTTTGAAAAAGAGCAGGAAATTGATTTTAATAAGCTTATTGAAAAAGGGTTATTTGGAATATTTGGCCCTACGGGAAGCGGAAAGACAACTATACTTGATGCTATAACACTGTCACTTTATGGTGAGGTAGCAAGGAAAAGCACAAACTTCATGAATATCAATTGTAACAGCCTTAATGTAAGCTTTGAATTTCAGATGTCAGGAAAAGAAATAAAGAGGTACAAAGTTGATAGAGAATTTAAAAGGGATAACAGAACCGGGAAGATTAAAAGTAAATCTGCAAAAATAGTTGATATTACGGAAAATGATGCAGAAGTTTTAGAAGAAGGCGTTAGGGGCGTAAATGAAAAGTGTGAGGAGATACTGGGCCTTAGTTTGGAGGATTTTACTCGAACAGTTGTACTTCCTCAGGGAAAATTCAGTGAGTTTTTAAAGCTTGAAGGCAAGGAAAGAAGAAACATGCTTGAAAGATTATTTAATCTTCAGGAATATGGGGATGAACTTTCTTTTAAATTAGGAAGAAGGATAAAAAAAGAAAGAGAAAAAGAAAATGTGCTTATGGGTCAATTAAAAGGATATGAGAACGTAAATGATGATGTTCTTAAGGAAAAAAAGAATGCATTTAATGAAAACAAAAGTTTACTTTTAAAAGCTTCTGAGGAATTAAGCAAGACAGAGGAAGAATACAATGAAAGCAAAGAACTGTGGAAGCTTCAAATTGAAATGCAGGAAAAAGCTTTAATTTATAAGGAACTTAGGGGAAGAGAAGATGAAATAAAGGATAAACAAAAGCAGATTCTGTTATGTGAAAGTGCTTTAAAAGTTAAGCCGTATATTGACAATTATGAAAATACTCTTCAGCAGATTGAAAAGTTAAATAGTGATATTGAAAAGCTTAAAAGGAATATGGAGCTTATTTTGGTAAGTAAAAATGATATAGCAAAAAAGCTTGAACTTGCTAAAGATAATAAGGATAATAAATTACCTGAAATTCTTCTTAAAAAGCAAAAGGTTATGGATGCTATAGAAGAAAAGAAATTAGTAGATGGTATGCTTAAGGAGAAAGGGAGACTTGAGTCAAATATAAAAGAACTTTCCATAAGGTTACAAACCAAAGAGAAAAATATAAATCAAAATATAAATGATATAGAAAATTTAAAAATTAACATAGCAGATGGTGAAAACAAAGTAGAAGGTCTTAAGTTTTCAGAGGAATATAAAAGAGAAGTTAATGAAGGATTGTTTTTGTCACGTGATTACGGAGACAAAATTAAGCAGAAGACTAAAATTGAAGCTGAAGCTAAAAGAATTTATGAAACGGTTAAAAATGTTGAGAATAATAGTATAGATCTATCCCAAAAGCTTCAGCAAAATAAAATTGAATTAGAGAAGTGTACGGAAAGATTAAATACTTTAAGTGAAAAATTTCCGGATGGAAGCAATTTACTTTTGAGTTTTCAGGAAAAACTTAATGTCTCAAGAGATAAATGGAGTAAATACAGAGAATATAATAATAGTTTAAAAGATAGTATAAATAATTGTGAAGAACTGAGAAATAAGCTAAGTATAAAAAAAGCTAAAAAAGATGAACTTAATGACAGAATAAATGACATGGACAAAAAGATAAGTGAAATAGAAAGACAGAATATGGCTCGTATTTTAAGAGAAAAACTTCAGGATGGTGAGCCGTGTCCAGTATGTGGTTCTGTTCATCATATTAAAGGTCATATGGAATATGAGGTTAAGTCCGATGATTTGGATGGTTTAAAAGATAAACTTAATGAATATAAGAAAGAGTATGATGGAGCAACTCAGGATATAGTAATACTTGAAACTAAAATTAAAGCAGAAGAAAAAAATGAAAATGAAATCAAGGATAAAATACTGGCGCTTGGAGAAGAATTTAAAGAAGTACCATTAGATGTTTTGGAAAACGAATTTAAAAATTTAAAGGATGAAACAAATAAAGTTAATATAGAAAAATCAGAGCTTGATAAGAAAATAAAGCTTTTAATTAAAACTTCAAATAAGCTTGAGGTGGAATATCAAAAAGAAGAAACTGTAAAAACTCAAGGGGAAAATCAAGTATTAAATTTAAAGAATGAACTAAAAGAGACAGATGCCAAAATTAAAGAGGTAAAGATTTCTCTTGATAATTTAAAGGAAGAATTAAAGATAGAGGATTTTAGTGTGAAAAGCAATGAAATACTCCAAAAGGAAAAGCTTAAAGCTCAAATAGAAAATGAGATAAAGTGTTTTAGAGATGGTTTGAATAGAAAGCAAACTGAAAAAGAAAAAATGCTTGAAGTTGTTACAAATTTAAAAGAGCAATTTGGTAAAAATAAAGCGGAGTTATCGGAAAAGAACAACAGCATAAATGAAAAATTGGAGGCTATAAAAAATAAGGTTGGACATGAGGAAGATCTTTGCAAGCTTAAAAATACAATAGAAAGTAGCATTAAGAAAATTGAGGAAGAATACGCTTATTTTGATAAAGAAAAAAGCATTATTGAGGAGAAGTATAACAAATGTAATGGCAGTATAATAGAATGTCATGGAAATTTGTGGGGCCTTAAGGATAGAAAAATTAAGGACATTGAAAAATTAAATTCTTCTTTAAGAGAAGAAAATTTTAAGGATGTAGATGAGGCTAAGAAAAGTTATACCTATAAGAGCAAAATTAATGAAATGAAGCTTGAAATAGAAAAATATAAAGAGGAAATTTCTAAAACTAGTGGAGCAATTGAAATTTTAAGCAAAAAAATTGACGGCAGAAATTTAACAGAAGAAAGATGGATTGAAATTCAAAATAGCAAAAATGAAAAATACTCTAAAGTTAAAGCTATTGAAGAGGCAAAAATAAAACTTGAAGAAGAAATTAAAGGTATGGAAATTAAGCTAAGTGAGCTTCATGAGCTATTAAGTAAGCAGAAGGAGTTAGAGCATAAATTAAGTCTTTTAGATGACCTTGAAAAATTATTTAAAGGTAAAAAATTTGTTGAATTTGTTGCTTTAAATCAGTTAAAATATATATCAATTGAAGCATCAAAACGCCTTAAAGAAATTACAGGTGGAATTTATGGTCTTGAGGTAGATGAAAATGGAAAGTTTATTATAAGGGATTATAAAAATGGAGGAGCTAAAAGGGATGCCTCGACTTTGTCTGGTGGAGAAACTTTTGTAACATCATTAGCATTAGCACTTTCACTGTCAAATCAGATACAGTTAAAGGGAAATGCACCACTTGAATTATTCTTCTTAGATGAGGGCTTTGGTACTCTCGATGACAATCTTCTTGAAGTGGTTATGGATTCTCTTGAAAGAATTCACAGTGATAGACTTTCTATAGGAATAATAAGCCATCTTGAATCAATAAAAGAGAGAATGCCGGTAAAACTTATAGTAACTCCTTCTGAGGCAGGTATGGGAGGAAGCAAAGTAAAAATAGAAGTAAACTAA
- a CDS encoding putative ABC transporter permease has product MQNIMFFNISLYEAIFYFSIYAFLGWCLEVAYAAFKTGGFVNRGFLNGPVCPIYGFGIVMIIIILDPIRNNLVLLFIFAAIITSALEYLTGFVLQKAFHHRWWDYSNVPFNINGYICPQFSLIWGAAGVFVIKVVHPVIYDIVNLLPRLAGNIILAVIVISFLIDLCSAVQTVLKFNRRLKMIDEISNKMRSSSDALAEEISKNTIELKKIYNEDSVEFKKKHEAQILEIKSKYESELMKLKESYAKITAPRSILHRRIIKAFPNIKSTNYFEALEKLKDIVLK; this is encoded by the coding sequence ATGCAGAACATAATGTTTTTTAATATATCATTGTACGAAGCAATATTTTATTTTTCAATCTATGCATTTTTAGGATGGTGCCTTGAGGTAGCATATGCTGCTTTTAAAACTGGAGGCTTTGTAAACAGGGGATTTTTAAATGGGCCAGTTTGTCCTATATACGGTTTTGGAATTGTCATGATTATAATTATTCTTGATCCAATAAGAAATAATCTGGTGCTGCTTTTTATATTTGCTGCCATTATTACATCTGCTCTTGAATATCTTACTGGGTTTGTACTTCAAAAGGCATTTCATCATAGATGGTGGGATTATTCAAACGTGCCCTTCAATATAAATGGATACATATGTCCTCAATTTTCACTAATATGGGGTGCAGCAGGGGTTTTTGTAATAAAAGTTGTTCATCCTGTAATTTATGATATAGTGAATTTACTGCCACGTTTAGCTGGCAACATTATTTTAGCAGTAATAGTGATATCATTTTTAATAGATTTATGTTCAGCTGTTCAAACTGTATTGAAGTTTAATAGAAGACTTAAGATGATCGATGAAATATCTAACAAAATGAGGAGTAGCTCAGATGCTTTAGCCGAGGAAATATCTAAGAATACTATAGAATTAAAGAAGATATATAATGAAGATTCTGTAGAATTTAAAAAGAAACATGAAGCTCAAATACTTGAAATTAAGAGCAAATATGAAAGCGAGCTTATGAAGCTTAAGGAAAGTTATGCTAAAATAACAGCACCGAGAAGTATACTTCACAGGAGAATAATTAAGGCTTTTCCTAATATAAAATCTACAAATTATTTTGAAGCTCTTGAAAAATTGAAGGACATTGTTTTGAAGTAA
- the tnpA gene encoding IS200/IS605 family transposase, translated as MKDTNSLSHTTWNCKYHIVFAPKYRRQIIYGKIKNNIGKIIRKLCEWKGVQIIEAEACPDHIHMLVEIPPKISVSSFMGYLKGKSSLMIFDQHANLKYKYGNREFWCRGYYVDTVGKNKKKIQEYIKNQLQEDLAYEQMSIKELVDPFTGESVKKKK; from the coding sequence ATGAAAGACACAAATAGTTTATCTCATACGACATGGAATTGCAAGTATCACATAGTGTTTGCACCTAAATATAGGAGACAAATAATATACGGTAAAATAAAAAACAATATAGGAAAAATAATAAGAAAGTTATGTGAATGGAAGGGCGTGCAAATAATAGAAGCAGAAGCTTGTCCAGATCATATACACATGCTAGTAGAAATACCACCTAAAATAAGTGTATCAAGTTTCATGGGATATTTGAAAGGTAAAAGTAGTTTAATGATATTTGATCAGCATGCAAACTTGAAGTACAAATATGGAAACAGGGAGTTTTGGTGTAGAGGATACTATGTTGATACAGTTGGGAAAAACAAAAAGAAAATACAGGAGTATATAAAAAATCAATTGCAAGAGGATTTGGCATATGAACAGATGAGTATAAAAGAACTTGTTGATCCGTTCACCGGTGAATCAGTAAAGAAGAAAAAATAA
- a CDS encoding helix-turn-helix domain-containing protein, whose protein sequence is MNLNNVIAANLKRLRKERNLSLSKLSELCSVSKVMLGQIEREESNPTINTIWKIANGLKVPYTSLIDEPSNEVVFVKKENTIEQCSEDGHYRVYCSFSAQGDRNFEIFTVELDGNSSYTSDSHGKNDKEYIIVFDGDLTLNTNNQNYILNPGDSIFFDASKTHTYINKGSQMIRMTIINYYPL, encoded by the coding sequence ATGAATCTCAATAATGTAATTGCCGCCAATCTTAAAAGGCTTAGAAAAGAAAGAAATTTAAGTTTAAGTAAATTATCAGAACTTTGCAGCGTAAGTAAGGTTATGCTGGGACAAATTGAAAGAGAAGAATCAAATCCAACTATAAATACAATTTGGAAGATAGCAAATGGTCTTAAAGTACCATATACATCCCTTATAGATGAACCTTCAAATGAAGTGGTTTTTGTAAAAAAAGAAAATACCATAGAACAGTGTAGTGAAGATGGGCATTATAGGGTTTACTGTTCATTCTCTGCTCAGGGTGATAGAAATTTCGAGATATTCACCGTAGAACTTGATGGAAACAGTTCTTATACTTCAGACTCACATGGAAAAAATGACAAGGAATACATAATTGTATTTGATGGAGATTTAACACTAAACACTAATAATCAAAACTACATTTTAAACCCTGGAGACTCTATCTTCTTTGATGCTTCTAAAACACATACTTACATAAATAAAGGTTCCCAAATGATTAGAATGACCATTATAAATTACTACCCATTATAA
- a CDS encoding AzlC family ABC transporter permease has translation MLQEKIVLQEKHEFVNGMKDCIPTVFGYISIGFACGVVSKACGLSILEIALMSIFIYAGSSQLVAAGMIQSLASVPGVIIAIFFVNLRHLLMSAALAPHFKKNSVLKNFTVGALMTDETFALAAVKGTSNKEISYKWMMGANIIAYLNWLIATVLGAYFSTMIYDYKKFGLDFALPAMFIGLLISSAKGNNDRRKNILVISISAFIFIVCVNFMPSNSAIMVAAIIGAGGMIKK, from the coding sequence ATGCTTCAAGAAAAAATCGTTTTACAGGAAAAGCATGAATTTGTAAATGGTATGAAAGATTGTATTCCAACAGTGTTTGGATACATAAGTATAGGTTTTGCCTGCGGTGTTGTTAGTAAGGCATGTGGACTCAGTATTTTGGAAATAGCTCTCATGAGCATTTTTATTTATGCTGGTTCTTCTCAGCTAGTTGCGGCTGGAATGATACAGTCTTTAGCTTCTGTTCCAGGGGTTATTATAGCTATTTTTTTTGTGAATTTGAGACATCTACTCATGAGTGCAGCTTTGGCACCTCATTTTAAGAAGAATTCTGTTTTAAAGAATTTCACAGTAGGTGCGCTTATGACGGATGAAACTTTTGCCTTAGCAGCAGTAAAGGGTACTTCAAATAAGGAGATAAGCTATAAATGGATGATGGGAGCTAATATAATTGCGTATTTAAATTGGCTTATAGCAACTGTATTAGGTGCATATTTTAGTACAATGATATATGATTATAAAAAATTTGGACTTGATTTTGCTCTTCCAGCTATGTTTATAGGACTTTTGATATCCAGTGCAAAAGGAAATAATGATAGAAGAAAAAATATTTTAGTTATTTCTATTTCTGCATTTATATTTATAGTATGCGTTAATTTCATGCCATCAAATAGTGCAATTATGGTGGCAGCAATCATTGGGGCAGGGGGTATGATTAAAAAATGA
- a CDS encoding AzlD domain-containing protein yields MSMKVLYIIVGGALVTILPRVIPVMFMSKFKLNERASVFLNYIPVSILTALVMAEIFVCNNKITLDSHMILSGIIAIIVAIKKDNLLLTVIAGVASMAILRMIY; encoded by the coding sequence ATGAGCATGAAAGTTTTATATATAATCGTAGGGGGAGCATTAGTAACCATTCTTCCAAGGGTTATTCCGGTTATGTTTATGTCAAAATTCAAGTTGAATGAAAGAGCATCTGTGTTTTTGAATTATATACCTGTGTCTATACTTACAGCCCTTGTTATGGCGGAAATTTTTGTCTGTAATAACAAAATAACATTAGATTCACATATGATATTATCAGGTATAATAGCAATTATAGTAGCCATAAAAAAAGATAATCTTCTTTTGACAGTAATAGCAGGAGTAGCTTCAATGGCAATTTTGAGGATGATTTATTGA
- a CDS encoding histidinol phosphate phosphatase, which translates to MIYDTHIHTLFSTDSKLNIEDAVNRAANDNIGMIVTEHIDFNYPVKGEFVFNVDEYFKKYEKYRNDKVMLGVEIGMTEEFKSHNKDLNDNYEFDYVLGSIHFVNNIDLYDKIMYKDTSKRDVFEDYFKAMINCLECHDYIDSLAHIDYISRYATYDDPEIHYSEYSDYIDEVFKSIIDKGIVLEINTRRLNKKDICDNMLAIYKRYNELGGKFVTIGSDSHDKDSIGMNFNNALEMAEACGLNPVYFNKRVMKYC; encoded by the coding sequence ATGATATATGATACACACATACACACTTTATTTTCAACTGATTCCAAACTTAATATAGAAGATGCAGTAAATAGAGCAGCAAATGATAATATAGGTATGATAGTTACTGAACATATTGATTTTAATTATCCTGTAAAAGGTGAATTTGTGTTCAATGTAGATGAGTACTTTAAGAAATATGAAAAATATAGAAATGATAAAGTTATGCTTGGTGTTGAAATAGGCATGACAGAAGAATTTAAGAGTCACAATAAAGATTTAAATGATAATTATGAATTTGACTATGTTTTGGGGTCAATACATTTTGTTAATAATATAGATTTATATGATAAGATTATGTACAAGGATACCAGTAAAAGAGATGTTTTTGAGGATTATTTTAAAGCTATGATAAATTGTCTTGAATGTCATGATTATATAGATTCTCTGGCACATATAGATTATATATCAAGGTATGCAACCTATGATGATCCTGAGATTCACTATAGTGAATACAGTGATTATATTGATGAAGTCTTTAAGTCTATAATTGATAAGGGAATAGTGCTTGAAATAAATACACGTAGGCTTAATAAAAAAGATATATGTGACAATATGCTTGCAATATATAAAAGATACAATGAACTTGGAGGAAAATTTGTAACTATAGGTTCAGATTCACATGATAAAGATAGCATTGGAATGAACTTTAATAATGCTCTTGAGATGGCAGAGGCATGTGGACTTAATCCTGTATACTTTAACAAAAGAGTTATGAAGTACTGTTAA
- a CDS encoding DJ-1/PfpI family protein, which produces MGKILLFMFDEMTDYEITLICHLLHRDAGKKVITVAYENKIVKGSSGIMYKPEKLVKDILIDEVAGLIIPGGWYGDFREEMLQLIRKVYNNKKLVAGICGAGTVFLAKAGILDEVKYTTPIVKWTEEYEDKFGGKDPFKRENFTSQRVIRDKNVITAVGPAFVDFSVEICDWFNLFEDKSDKDNFIRNIKGL; this is translated from the coding sequence ATGGGTAAGATACTTCTATTTATGTTCGATGAAATGACAGATTATGAGATAACTCTAATTTGTCACCTGCTGCATAGGGATGCTGGAAAAAAAGTAATTACAGTAGCTTATGAAAATAAAATAGTAAAAGGCTCATCTGGCATTATGTATAAGCCTGAAAAGTTAGTTAAAGATATACTGATTGATGAGGTAGCAGGGTTAATAATTCCAGGTGGATGGTATGGTGATTTTAGAGAAGAAATGCTTCAGTTAATAAGAAAAGTATATAATAATAAAAAACTTGTTGCAGGCATATGCGGAGCTGGAACAGTATTTTTAGCTAAAGCTGGTATTTTAGATGAAGTTAAATACACTACTCCAATAGTTAAGTGGACTGAAGAATATGAAGATAAATTTGGAGGAAAGGATCCTTTTAAAAGGGAAAACTTTACTTCACAGAGAGTTATAAGAGATAAGAATGTGATAACAGCTGTAGGTCCTGCATTTGTTGATTTTTCAGTGGAAATATGTGATTGGTTTAATCTATTTGAGGATAAAAGTGACAAGGACAATTTTATTAGGAATATAAAAGGACTTTAA
- a CDS encoding DUF896 domain-containing protein, producing the protein MEIKDLIARINFLYKKSQEQGLSESEKEEQKTLRKQYINIIKGNVREQLNKVKKV; encoded by the coding sequence ATGGAAATAAAAGATTTGATAGCTAGGATAAACTTTCTATATAAAAAGAGTCAAGAACAGGGATTAAGTGAAAGTGAAAAAGAAGAACAAAAAACTTTAAGAAAACAGTACATTAATATTATTAAAGGTAATGTTAGAGAACAGCTTAACAAAGTAAAAAAAGTTTGA